The DNA window CTATATTTCTTCCACAATTTCAACCCATATCTCATGAAATTAGGTTTTTAGTTTATTAGTTAATTAGCCTGAGGCATTAATTGTCAGTTAGCTAACTTGATTATCTCAACTTATTAAAGCACTCAAGATTCCACTTCTTAACTTGTAgcttatttcaataatattgaaaatgcaCCCTCCCATGTAACCAAATCGTATATTAATTAAGTATTAGGTATAATTATCAAGCTAAAAGGTGGGTGCGTAGGTATGTAGGTGGGTGCGTGTTCAGAGTtgacaatttataaaaaaaaagaaggggaaaCACTTGGATTACAATTTACagtgttgttttttgtttttttgatctttttttttttttttttaattcagtttttatgTGGACTTagagttaataatttattttaatttatcttttatataattatcgcagtatcaaaaaaatatcctaACATCGagttgttatatataaaaaaatcttaatatagttgtatagtctattttttaaaaagaaattagttaaataaaaattgatttagaaaTAAAGCTAGATTATCAAACTTTATGGAGTCAATGACTTGATTTGCGAGTTTAACGAGGTAACCCTAGTTGCCTCGGTTCACGGGTTTGGCAGggaacctctttttttttttttttttttctaattgaacttgattatgtgatcattttttttatcatatagttaaaaaatagtttctaaaaaaaagtatGTTTAACTTTTAGAAAGTCCATAGGCTTGTTGacgagtttaattttttttttattattttttttttaaaaaatttaacagttAAGCCAGACCCAATAGCATTAGATCGGGTAGCCAAGACCCGATAACATTGGGTCGGGTTGTCAATCCATACCCAATAGCCTTGGATTTACTTTAGTGGCTAGACCCAACAACtttggaaagaaaagaaaacgttTCTCTTGGTGCTTCAGTGTCGTTCACAGTACAAACACTCTATATAAAGTGTGTGGTTCATAGTGAAATAAATCTATGTACACAATACCTACATAGTGTTTTTACAAGGCGTTTTAAAGAATAGAACTAGAAACGTGACCTGCGCTATGctgcgggtcaatttttttttacataaaaaatatcaaaaaaacaattaaaatctaAGAGTGTTATAtctttctgcaaagctataccTAAGAGTATTGGGTGTGTCTGTTACGCCTGAcccaaaagttatatttatactattaataatattattaaacttgcatgacccaaattTAAATGAGTTTGGTTGCAACATCAAACCCAGAGCCTTAGATATGGGTCTGGCTACAAGGTTGTGctataaaaatgtgataattaaaaaggaaaaaaaattaatagtacaaaataaatttttttaaaaaaaaagattaattgaaaaaaaaaatatgtaaagcaAAGTATTATTCCGATAAATAATGTTTTGCAAGGAGGGGTATAATAAAATCCCCTCATGAGATCATAATAATCTAATGaacagtaaacaaaacaaatcataaagtttaattcttaatcaaattgatattaaaagataaaattcaaagaaaaaaactacttaagaaaaagaaaaaaaaaatctgaatcaactggtttaacccatcaaacctggaattcatgtcatgaaattggaagaaaaattgTTGATgccttttaattatagttaattacaatatttaaagatgaaattggaagaaaaaaaaaccaatggaaaaaaagaaaaaaaatctgaattaactgggttaaccctttaaaccaggttaaccagTCAAACCTGgaattcatgtcatgaaagtttgataattgaaTAGGAAAAAACATTTACGAGTTAACCCACTAAACTCGGGATtcgtgttatgaaagtttgataactaaatagaaaacaaaattaccattaacaaactaaatcaaacgaaaaactagaaaaaaaataatttgagttaacccgtcaaacctgaaatctgtgtcataaaagtttgataactaaatagaaaaaaaatttaacattaacaaactaatttaaacaaaaaaaaaatccattaaaaaataaataaaaaaaaaactatctagcCTTTTCACTGTgggttaattataatattaaaagataaaattgaaaaaaaaaactaataaagaaaaaaaaattgaatcaatttgattaacctatcaaatcaGATTAACCCGTTAAATTTAAGATTCTTGTCAagagtgtgataattaaataaaaaaattaatattaataaatttaaaaaaaaaaacagtttttttaaaaaaaaaaacagctcacTCTTTTTACTGTAGACTCCACTTTGGAGTCTACAGTGAAAGACTGAGCCGtatatgttataattataataataaaaaaaaaaaaaggacggACGGCCAGTAAGAAATCCGTATAAACAATAGAAACAGATTCTTCTTCTAATTCTGTTGTAcgaaaagacaaaaatattgcCGATGCGGGAATGTTTTTGGCTAAACCTTTGCCAGGTTCTCTTTATCCTTTTCTGAAATACTCAGTGAGCTTCTTCAGGCACATGCTCCCCATATCTATGGCTTCAATCTTCAGGCACACGCTCCCCATTTATATGGCTTCAGAACCCGGCAACTCTCTCCATGTGTTACCCATTAACTTGAAGACATTATCAAGAGTGAGTTTGCCATTTAATACTGATGAgtgtttctttcttccttttttttttattttttaatgtcctAATCCAAGGTTCTAAATTGGCTTCTAGGTTATTGCAAATGAGGCTACAGAGAGAGTTGAACTGCAAATTTATTGCGTAACTCCatggtaattaaaattaagaattcaTTATATATGCTGTATCTTTTGATGATGATGGGACGCAACAATGCTATTGGCCGCATAGACATTAAAAATATGCTAATTCGTTGAATAATCCCAGATTCGAATCTGCTGGCCTCATCGCTGCCGTATCTCTTCCCTCACTGGCCATGTCTTCTTGActaattaattcttttcttattatcattaatttgcTCTTGTATTTTATCTAGCTCCTGCATGTGCAGTGCTACattgatcatatatatataagtatataATGTGAGGGCATCAACTACTATGCATGTGCTATGATCAATGTATAGGACAATGATAAGAACAATTTCCAAACCAGTCTTTTTCTTTATACAGATAGATAAATATAGTGTTTCGGGTGAGGTTGTAGGAAGATcgcaatcaatatatatatatatatatatatatatatatatatatatatatatatcatgcgGTCCCCCAGGTAACTAGCTATCATCTTTTCGAATGTAGTCGGAAGCATTTAGACAAAATATGGAGCAAGCTGGAATAGAATGGCTAGTGACACAGGATGTGATCGAATTCTGATATTACactttgaatatatttattactCGTAAAACTTAAAATGATTCCCTCAATCTTGAAAACCTAGCGAGCTAAAATTCAACCATATAGTCTCAGACCTGGCATATATATTCTGATAGAGCCCATGTTGCTTATAAAGTGGAGTCAGTGAAGGATGGCATATATGGGGTTGATTCATATAACcgcattttttaatttccacGTGGACTGTGGCAACCTGACCTGGTCTTGACTgttgttttctcttctcttaCCTGGGTTTGCCTCTTGGTTCCGTTTGAAAACCTTTCCTCATAGTTGTCCTCGAATCTTTTGGCAGGTGAGGTTCTCTGGCATTAGAATCAGCTTGGTTCCATTCTATTTTACCGCTCTCATAATACCTGTCTGCTTGAGCTTTAAGCAGTGACAACTTTCACAGAATTTCCCTTTCTGACATTTAGGATTTAAGCAGCTGCAGCGTTTTGTttccaaatcaaaataatttattttccataaatTCAATAGTGCTTCGGAAGATATAGGCttccagaaaataaagatttgtcAGGCATTGTTGGAATGAATTCATCTTTTAGCTCTTATCAAGAATTTGGCAATTGAGGCACTTGATATTGTTTCTCTTGCAGCTCTAATCCGACCATAAAGGTTCTTCAAAGCACCCCGTGTCAACTATAGCAAAGAATCATTGGAGACAACATGGCTGATGAAAATGGTTTGCTAGGAGATAGAAAGTTTGAGCAGGCTGCAGCAACAACGAGCCATTCAGAAATTGTGGAGTCAGAGATCCAAGCCGCAGAAAAGAATGATAACGAACAAGAATCAGAAAAGAGCAAGGAGAAAAAGGAAAGCACTAATGTAGTGCCATATTACAAGCTTTTCTCCTTTGCTGACCCCACAGATTATCTATTAATGTTTGTCGGCACCATTGCTGCAATTGGAAATGGAACCTGCATGCCCATCATGACGATACTATTTGGACAAGTAGTAAATGCGTTTGGAAGTACTAGTAACAACATTGAAGAAGTGACTCATGAAGTTTCCCAGGTATAGAAACTATATTCTGCTAACAACACAATTCATCCATATCGATGCATCATCTGATACATATGAAATTGCAGtatatatttatgttctttaaCTTGACCTTACTTCCACACTAACATTCTGCAACCTGAGGGTGAGTATTCTGTGTAGAAAATTTTGTTCCAAGGTAGATTAACCACTACTTGTGATTTGGACTGGTTGGATTTTCAAGGAACTTGCTCTCGCTAATACTATTTGCATTTACCTATTGCTTGGTAATACTACCCAACTTTACCTATTGCCTGGTAATctcctcaaggaagatgatcGCTATGTATTCCTATCCTGTTATGGAACCCATTATTAGCTGTAACTCAATCCGTATATTCCATATCCTCAGGTAGCTCTGAAGTTTGTTTACTTGGGACTTGGTGCCATGGTTGCAGCATTCCTTCGTAAGTCCACATTATTATTCACCAGTCATGGCTCCATCCTTAAAAAAGTTGTTAGAGGCTTAGAGCTAAATTGAGAACTGAAATACCTGAGTTTGATTTGTATCAGAGGTATCTTGTTGGATGGTCACCGGGGAGAGACAGGCTGTGCGAATAAGAAATTTGTACTTGGGAGCCATTCTCAGGCAAGAAATCGGCTTCTTCGATAACGAAACTAACACAGGAGAAATTATTGGGAGGATGTCGGGTGACACTATTCTCATTCAAGATGCCATGGGTGAGAAGGTATGGACATatattttcttagaaatatGCTAGAAATAGAATCTGATGTATCATCTTACTTGTTAATTTTTGTTGCAGGTGGGAAAGTTCTTGCAGCTATTTACAACATTCACTGCTGGTTTTGTCATAGCCTTTAGTAAGGGATGGAAACTTACTCTTGTCATGGCATCTTCCATCCCCCTTCTTGTCCTATCTGGTGCCGTCATGGCCATTACTGTGTCAAAGATGGCATCCCGTGGGCAAACTGCTTATTCACATGCAGCAAATGTCGTGGACCAGTCAATTGGTTCCATCAGAACGGTATGCGCAATTGGATAAGAAATAGTTTCTTTGCCGCTTCATTTCAGAACCACGGTCATGATGGCCATTTCCAACGCAGGTTGTATCATTTACAGGGGAGAAGCAAGCTGTGGTTCAATACAACAAGTCTTTGACCGAAGCTGTCAAAACTGGAGTGCAAGAGGGCTTGGCTATAGGAGTCGGTTTTGGTGTGGTTACACTTATTGTATTCTCCACTTACGCTTTGGCTGTATGGTACGGTGCTAAAATGATTCTGAATGATGGATATAATGGAGGAGATGTTGTAAATGTAAATTTTGCAGTGTTGACCGGCTCCATGTAAGTTTCAGTctgcatctttttcatttttctgaaAGATCGATCTCTCATGAGTTGTGTTAAGAAcattttactttatttcttaaatcattttgatttttttgtttgtcagGTCTCTAGGACAGTCATCTTCTTGCTTAAGTGCATTTTCTGCTGGGCGAGCTGCAGCGTTTAAGTTGTTCGAGGTAATTGATAGAAAGTCACAAATAGATTCTTACAACAGCAACGGACGGACACTAGATGATATTCAGGGAGATATAGAACTTAAGGATATTCATTTCAGTTATCCAGCAAGACCTGATGAGCGAATATTCAATGGCTTCTCTCTCGCAATACCTCCCGGTACATCTGCAGCTTTGGTTGGAAAGAGTGGAAGTGGGAAATCTACAGTTATTGGTTTGATTGAGAGGTTCTACGACCCGCACGCCGGCGAAGTTCTAATAGACGGCGTTAACCTCAAAGAGTTCCAGCTCAAATGGATTAGACAGAAAATAAGCCTGGTCAGCCAAGAACCTGTGTTGTTTGCTTGTAgcattaaagataatattgcCTATGGGAAGGATGGTGCAACTAGTGAAGAAATCAAAACTGCTGCTGAACTTGCCAATGCTGCCAAGTTCATAGATAAACTTCCTCAGGTTTAAATAGAGatgcaattaaaatttgttttcttttatttggattttttattccaAGAAAGCTTTTAAGTTAATATAATATCAGTGGAACCATTGTGTGTGGCTTTCAGACTTTATAAGACAACAAACCTGGGTGCTTAGGTGATTTGTCATTGTTAACTAACGAGAGTAGATGCTTTCAGGGACTTGACACGATGGTTGGGGAGAATGGCACTCAGCTATCTGGCGGCCAAAAACAGAGAATTGCTATTGCTAGAGCAATTCTAAAAGATCCAAGAATACTCCTTCTAGATGAAGCCACAAGTGCTCTTGATACAGAATCTGAAAGAATTGTGCAAGAGGCATTAGACAGGATTATGATCAACCGAACCACAGTTGTTGTAGCTCATCGCTTGAGTACAGTAAGGAATGCTGATGCAATTGCCGTTCTTCACCACGGGAAAATTGTTGAAAAAGGTACTGCTTTTGCTCGCATTGCTCTCTCTTAATTGGTTACCAAATTTGATTAATGTATAATGTAATGGAAAACAAATTGTTCTTGATTATTTCACCTTTTGATTAATAAGTATTCCTTATTTTAGAATGACAAAAAAGTGTTCCCCTCCCTCTCTGTCTCTCACACTCATAGATTACTGCATCCTGATTCACATTAACTGACCAGGTTCCCACAAGGAGCTGACCAAAGATCCTGAGGGAGCATATTATCAGCTTATAAGATTGCAGGAAATGAGGACAGCAAAAAACAATGATGTTCTAAATAATCCAGATGGGCCAGAAAGCTTAGCAGACTCTGATAGACATTCAAGTAAACGCTCATCTTTCCCACGATCAATAAGTCGAGGCTCATCCCTTGGACACAGTAGTCGTCACTCATTCTCAGCTGCATTTGGTGTGCCCACTGGAATTGATCTTCCAGATACAGCAACAGCAGAACCCTATATTCTTGATTCAGAGCCATCCGAACCACTTCCAGAAGTCCCACTTTTTCGCCTAGCCTATCTTAACAAACCAGAGATCCCAGTGTTAATGCTAGCTGCATTGGCTGCAATAGTGGCTGGTGCAATATTACCTGTTTTCGGAATACTAGTCTCTTCTATGATCAAGACATTTTTTGAGCCACCAGATAAACTCAAAAAGGATTCAGCATTTTGGGCATTAATGTTCGTTGGTATCGGCGTGATATCTTTAATTGTTCAGCCCGTAAAGCACTATCTTTTTGCAGTGGCTGGttgtaaattgataaaaagGATTCGATCAATGTGCTTTGAGAAAGTGATTTATATGGAAGTAGGCTGGTTTGATCAACCTGAACATTCAAGTGGTGCAATTGGTGCAAGACTTTCCGCAGATGCAGCTATGGTGAAAGGTCTGGTTGGAGACGCACTTGGTATGCTAGTTCAAAATCTTGGAACTGCAGTTGTTGCTTTGTTTATCGCCTTTCAAGCATGTTGGCAACTGGCTTTCATCATGCTTGCCTTGCTACCTCTTCTAGGACTTAATGGATTTATTCAACAAAAATTCATGAAAGGTTTCAGCGCAGATGCAAAGGTTAGTCAATCTGTAAGATTATTCTACATATCATGCAAATAGACACGCAATATCAGTAATTAAGATTAGATGGTTACAGAAAATGTACGAGGAAGCAAGTCAAGTTGCAAATGATGCAGTGCGGAATATTAGAACAGTTGCATCTTTCTGTTCTGAAGCGAAAGTGACCGGACTGTACCAACAGGCTTGTTTAGGTCCATTGAAGACAGGCATGAGGCAAGGGTTGGTAAGTGGGATAGGATTTGGACTATCTTTCCTCTTTCTCTACGCAGTCTATGCTACCTGTTTCTATGCTGGATCCCGTCTTGTCAATTCTCGCGACACAACATTTTCTGAGGTTTTTCGCGTAAGTCTCTTCTCTGCCCTGACAGGATTTACAAGTTTCCGTTTCCAACGTTCACTAACTGAGCACATGAAAAGTAAATGATTCCTTAAAGTTACCAGTTATAAGCTATCTACTTCTTGTTGGTTTGCAGGTATTTTTTGCTCTCACTATGGCATCATATGGTATTTCTCAAACAAGTTCCCTCGGTCCTGATATCATGAAAGCAAAGGCTGCTGCAGCTTCTATATTTGCAATTCTAGACCGAAACTCAAAAATAGACTCTACTGATGATTCTGGGACAGcaatagaaaattttaaaggGGATATGGAGTTTCAACATGTCAGTTTCAAATACCCCACAAGACCTGATGTCCAAATTTTCAGAGATCTATGCTTAAAAATCCGTTCTGGCAAGGTAACTCTATGTCAGTTTCCTTCAATGTTTTTCATTGCAGTCATTTCTAGACCAAGCGTGCGCTGTTAAGACTAGAACCAGAACTACACATGGTACCATAATCTCTTCTGTATCTAATTGTATAAATTTCATTTTCCAGACAGTTGCTCTAGTTGGAGAAAGTGGCAGTGGGAAATCAACAGTGATCTCATTGTTGCAGAGATTTTATGATCCTGATTCAGGTTACATAACATTAGACGGAGTTGAAATCCAGAAGCTACAAATCAAGTGGTTAAGACAGCGAATGGGCCTAGTCAGCCAGGAGCCTTTGTTGTTTGACGACACTATCCGAGCCAACATTGCATATGGAAAGGAAGGAATCGCTACGGAGGCAGAGATTTTAGCTGCGTCAGAATCGGCAAATGCCAACAAGTTCATCAGTAGCTTACAACAGGTTCGTAAGTAGACTTGTCATAATAAGCTTTTGTCAGCATTTTTAAAGCTGCTAATTGATTGGCTGCATTTCCAAGGAAAGATTAGTTCAAATTACTTACCATATGATGTCAACTGGAATAATAACAATCATGATCATAAATGCTTGTGGGAGTGATTGTTTTCGGAAAACATTGCAGGGTTACGATACTATTGTAGGTGACCGAGGCACCCAATTATCAGGTGGACAGAAGCAACGAGTGGCAATAGCTCGTGCGATCATAAAGGCTCCGAAAATATTACTGCTAGATGAAGCAACCAGTGCCCTGGATGCAGAATCTGAACGAGTAGTTCAAGATGCACTGGAGAAAGTTATGGTGAATAGAACCACTGTGATCGTAGCCCATCGGTTATCCACGATCAAGAACGCTGATGTTATAGCAGTGGTCAAGAATGGTGTGATTGCAGAGCAGGGAAGGCATGACAC is part of the Populus alba chromosome 10, ASM523922v2, whole genome shotgun sequence genome and encodes:
- the LOC118057342 gene encoding ABC transporter B family member 11 isoform X1, yielding MADENGLLGDRKFEQAAATTSHSEIVESEIQAAEKNDNEQESEKSKEKKESTNVVPYYKLFSFADPTDYLLMFVGTIAAIGNGTCMPIMTILFGQVVNAFGSTSNNIEEVTHEVSQVALKFVYLGLGAMVAAFLQVSCWMVTGERQAVRIRNLYLGAILRQEIGFFDNETNTGEIIGRMSGDTILIQDAMGEKVGKFLQLFTTFTAGFVIAFSKGWKLTLVMASSIPLLVLSGAVMAITVSKMASRGQTAYSHAANVVDQSIGSIRTVVSFTGEKQAVVQYNKSLTEAVKTGVQEGLAIGVGFGVVTLIVFSTYALAVWYGAKMILNDGYNGGDVVNVNFAVLTGSMSLGQSSSCLSAFSAGRAAAFKLFEVIDRKSQIDSYNSNGRTLDDIQGDIELKDIHFSYPARPDERIFNGFSLAIPPGTSAALVGKSGSGKSTVIGLIERFYDPHAGEVLIDGVNLKEFQLKWIRQKISLVSQEPVLFACSIKDNIAYGKDGATSEEIKTAAELANAAKFIDKLPQGLDTMVGENGTQLSGGQKQRIAIARAILKDPRILLLDEATSALDTESERIVQEALDRIMINRTTVVVAHRLSTVRNADAIAVLHHGKIVEKGSHKELTKDPEGAYYQLIRLQEMRTAKNNDVLNNPDGPESLADSDRHSSKRSSFPRSISRGSSLGHSSRHSFSAAFGVPTGIDLPDTATAEPYILDSEPSEPLPEVPLFRLAYLNKPEIPVLMLAALAAIVAGAILPVFGILVSSMIKTFFEPPDKLKKDSAFWALMFVGIGVISLIVQPVKHYLFAVAGCKLIKRIRSMCFEKVIYMEVGWFDQPEHSSGAIGARLSADAAMVKGLVGDALGMLVQNLGTAVVALFIAFQACWQLAFIMLALLPLLGLNGFIQQKFMKGFSADAKKMYEEASQVANDAVRNIRTVASFCSEAKVTGLYQQACLGPLKTGMRQGLVSGIGFGLSFLFLYAVYATCFYAGSRLVNSRDTTFSEVFRVFFALTMASYGISQTSSLGPDIMKAKAAAASIFAILDRNSKIDSTDDSGTAIENFKGDMEFQHVSFKYPTRPDVQIFRDLCLKIRSGKTVALVGESGSGKSTVISLLQRFYDPDSGYITLDGVEIQKLQIKWLRQRMGLVSQEPLLFDDTIRANIAYGKEGIATEAEILAASESANANKFISSLQQGYDTIVGDRGTQLSGGQKQRVAIARAIIKAPKILLLDEATSALDAESERVVQDALEKVMVNRTTVIVAHRLSTIKNADVIAVVKNGVIAEQGRHDTLMSIKDGVYASLVSLHTSASSS
- the LOC118057342 gene encoding ABC transporter B family member 4 isoform X2 — its product is MVAAFLQVSCWMVTGERQAVRIRNLYLGAILRQEIGFFDNETNTGEIIGRMSGDTILIQDAMGEKVGKFLQLFTTFTAGFVIAFSKGWKLTLVMASSIPLLVLSGAVMAITVSKMASRGQTAYSHAANVVDQSIGSIRTVVSFTGEKQAVVQYNKSLTEAVKTGVQEGLAIGVGFGVVTLIVFSTYALAVWYGAKMILNDGYNGGDVVNVNFAVLTGSMSLGQSSSCLSAFSAGRAAAFKLFEVIDRKSQIDSYNSNGRTLDDIQGDIELKDIHFSYPARPDERIFNGFSLAIPPGTSAALVGKSGSGKSTVIGLIERFYDPHAGEVLIDGVNLKEFQLKWIRQKISLVSQEPVLFACSIKDNIAYGKDGATSEEIKTAAELANAAKFIDKLPQGLDTMVGENGTQLSGGQKQRIAIARAILKDPRILLLDEATSALDTESERIVQEALDRIMINRTTVVVAHRLSTVRNADAIAVLHHGKIVEKGSHKELTKDPEGAYYQLIRLQEMRTAKNNDVLNNPDGPESLADSDRHSSKRSSFPRSISRGSSLGHSSRHSFSAAFGVPTGIDLPDTATAEPYILDSEPSEPLPEVPLFRLAYLNKPEIPVLMLAALAAIVAGAILPVFGILVSSMIKTFFEPPDKLKKDSAFWALMFVGIGVISLIVQPVKHYLFAVAGCKLIKRIRSMCFEKVIYMEVGWFDQPEHSSGAIGARLSADAAMVKGLVGDALGMLVQNLGTAVVALFIAFQACWQLAFIMLALLPLLGLNGFIQQKFMKGFSADAKKMYEEASQVANDAVRNIRTVASFCSEAKVTGLYQQACLGPLKTGMRQGLVSGIGFGLSFLFLYAVYATCFYAGSRLVNSRDTTFSEVFRVFFALTMASYGISQTSSLGPDIMKAKAAAASIFAILDRNSKIDSTDDSGTAIENFKGDMEFQHVSFKYPTRPDVQIFRDLCLKIRSGKTVALVGESGSGKSTVISLLQRFYDPDSGYITLDGVEIQKLQIKWLRQRMGLVSQEPLLFDDTIRANIAYGKEGIATEAEILAASESANANKFISSLQQGYDTIVGDRGTQLSGGQKQRVAIARAIIKAPKILLLDEATSALDAESERVVQDALEKVMVNRTTVIVAHRLSTIKNADVIAVVKNGVIAEQGRHDTLMSIKDGVYASLVSLHTSASSS
- the LOC118057342 gene encoding ABC transporter B family member 4 isoform X3, producing MPWVGKFLQLFTTFTAGFVIAFSKGWKLTLVMASSIPLLVLSGAVMAITVSKMASRGQTAYSHAANVVDQSIGSIRTVVSFTGEKQAVVQYNKSLTEAVKTGVQEGLAIGVGFGVVTLIVFSTYALAVWYGAKMILNDGYNGGDVVNVNFAVLTGSMSLGQSSSCLSAFSAGRAAAFKLFEVIDRKSQIDSYNSNGRTLDDIQGDIELKDIHFSYPARPDERIFNGFSLAIPPGTSAALVGKSGSGKSTVIGLIERFYDPHAGEVLIDGVNLKEFQLKWIRQKISLVSQEPVLFACSIKDNIAYGKDGATSEEIKTAAELANAAKFIDKLPQGLDTMVGENGTQLSGGQKQRIAIARAILKDPRILLLDEATSALDTESERIVQEALDRIMINRTTVVVAHRLSTVRNADAIAVLHHGKIVEKGSHKELTKDPEGAYYQLIRLQEMRTAKNNDVLNNPDGPESLADSDRHSSKRSSFPRSISRGSSLGHSSRHSFSAAFGVPTGIDLPDTATAEPYILDSEPSEPLPEVPLFRLAYLNKPEIPVLMLAALAAIVAGAILPVFGILVSSMIKTFFEPPDKLKKDSAFWALMFVGIGVISLIVQPVKHYLFAVAGCKLIKRIRSMCFEKVIYMEVGWFDQPEHSSGAIGARLSADAAMVKGLVGDALGMLVQNLGTAVVALFIAFQACWQLAFIMLALLPLLGLNGFIQQKFMKGFSADAKKMYEEASQVANDAVRNIRTVASFCSEAKVTGLYQQACLGPLKTGMRQGLVSGIGFGLSFLFLYAVYATCFYAGSRLVNSRDTTFSEVFRVFFALTMASYGISQTSSLGPDIMKAKAAAASIFAILDRNSKIDSTDDSGTAIENFKGDMEFQHVSFKYPTRPDVQIFRDLCLKIRSGKTVALVGESGSGKSTVISLLQRFYDPDSGYITLDGVEIQKLQIKWLRQRMGLVSQEPLLFDDTIRANIAYGKEGIATEAEILAASESANANKFISSLQQGYDTIVGDRGTQLSGGQKQRVAIARAIIKAPKILLLDEATSALDAESERVVQDALEKVMVNRTTVIVAHRLSTIKNADVIAVVKNGVIAEQGRHDTLMSIKDGVYASLVSLHTSASSS